One window from the genome of Asterias rubens chromosome 11, eAstRub1.3, whole genome shotgun sequence encodes:
- the LOC117296487 gene encoding superoxide dismutase [Mn], mitochondrial-like has translation MLSRVILGSRLMSCRGATCTIAARQEHTLPALPYEYNALAPVVNADIMELHHKKHHATYVNNLNNAEKQLKEATDAGDIGKVIALQPALKFNGGGHINHSIFWTVMSPNGGGEPTGDLLSAINRDFGSYDNMREKLSAASIGIQGSGWGWLGYNKTTRTLAITTCANQDPLEATTGLVPLFGIDVWEHAYYLQYKNVRPDYVKAIFNVANWQNIDERYHNALINS, from the exons ATGCTTTCACGAGTGATATTAGGTAGCAG GCTGATGTCCTGCCGTGGTGCCACATGCACCATCGCTGCTCGTCAGGAGCATACACTGCCAGCCCTGCCGTATGAGTACAATGCATTAGCTCCAGTCGTTAATGCAGATATTATGGAACTTCACCATAAGAAACATCATGCGACGTATGTCAACAACCTCAACAATGCAGAGAAACAGCTGAAAGAGGCAACGGATGCTG GTGATATTGGGAAGGTGATTGCCCTGCAGCCAGCACTGAAGTTTAATGGAGGAGGTCACATCAATCACTCAATCTTCTGGACTGTCATGTCACCAAATGGAGGTGGTGAACCAACAG GAGATCTATTATCTGCAATTAATCGTGATTTTGGTTCCTATGACAACATGAGAGAGAAGTTATCAGCAGCATCTATTGGTATCCAGGGATCCGGCTGGGGTTGGTTGGGCTACAATAAGACGACACGAACCCTTGCAATCACAACATGTGCTAATCAAGATCCACTGGAGGCCACAACAG GTCTGGTTCCCTTGTTTGGTATTGATGTTTGGGAGCATGCTTACTATCTGCAATACAAGAATGTGAGACCCGACTATGTTAAGGCCATCTTCAACGTGGCAAACTGGCAGAACATAGATGAGAGATATCACAATGCATTGATCAACTCCTGA
- the LOC117296488 gene encoding splicing factor 3A subunit 3-like: METILEQQRRLHEEKERIIEAMVKETLHKKSSNREQINSDHRTKKLLDKHMENTAKLRDIYEDKDGLRKEEVMALSGPNEFQEFYARLKTIKDFHRKHPNEIAVPLSHEYERMDEERSKSGEDSQTLVEFTDEEGYGKYLDLHECFDKYVNLKNVEKIDYLTYLANFDQLFSIQKDRKNAEYRRYLELLLDYLHSYTRRLKPLLEMSEELEKVRITYESQWESGSFPGWGKEAASALAHAGAHLDLSAFSSPEELASLGLDRLKSALMALGLKCGGTLEERAQRLFSTKGVPLDQLDASLFAKSKTGKGGKKDNVGKQKDMAYLEAQVYFFAELLGEQRLATRENIQRKQARTDAEREDDEEEQYSDSDSDDDDNEVIYNPKNLPLGWDGKPIPYWLYKLHGLNITYSCEICGNQTYRGPKAFQRHFAEWRHAHGMRCLGIPNTAHFANVTLIEDALSLWDKLKDAKSAERWRPDTEEEFEDSSGNVVNKKVFEDLKRQGLL; this comes from the exons ATGGAGACGATTTTGGAGCAACAGAGACGTTTACATGAAGAAAAAGAACGGATAATTGAAGCCATGGTTAAAGAAACTCTACACAAGAAAAGTTCG AACCGTGAGCAAATCAACTCTGATCACAGAACAAAGAAACTCCTGGAT aaaCACATGGAAAACACTGCAAAGCTGAGAGACATCTATGAAGATAAAGATGG TTTGCGCAAGGAAGAGGTGATGGCCTTGTCAGGACCCAATGAGTTCCAAGAATTCTATGCCAGACTCAAGACAATCAAAGATTTCCACAGAAAACACCCCAATGAG ATCGCTGTTCCTTTATCCCATGAATATGAGAGAATGGATGAGGAGAGATCTAAGAGTGGTGAGGATTCTCAGACGCTGGTTGAGTTCACTGATGAAGAAGGATATGGCAAATATCTGGACCTTCATGAATGCTTTGATAAATACGTCAATCTCAAGAATGTAGAG AAAATTGACTACCTGACGTATCTTGCAAACTTTGACCAGTTATTTTCCATCCAGAAAGATCGGAAGAATGCTGAGTATAGAAG ATACCTTGAGCTGCTCTTAGACTATCTTCATAGTTACACCCGACGCCTGAAGCCTCTCCTTGAAATGTCTGAGGAGTTGGAGAAGGTTCGGATCACCTATGAGAGCCAATGGGAAAGCGGCTCATTCCCTGGATGGGGG AAAGAAGCGGCAAGTGCACTGGCACATGCAGGAGCTCATTTGGATCTGTCTGCCTTCTCATCTCCAGAG GAATTGGCATCATTAGGTCTGGATCGTCTTAAGTCAGCTTTGATGGCTCTGGGGCTGAAATGTGGCGGAACCTTAGAAGAGAGAGCTCAGCGTCTGTTCAGTACTAAGGGAGTACCCCTAGATCAGCTGGATGCCAGTCTGTTTGCCAAGAGTAAGACGGGCAAAGGAGGCAAAAA AGACAACGTTGGTAAGCAGAAAGACATGGCATACTTAGAGGCACAGGTTTACTTCTTTGCTGAGCTTCTTGGG GAGCAGAGACTTGCAACCCGTGAGAACATTCAGCGCAAGCAGGCTCGGACCGATGCTGAAcgtgaagatgatgaagaggaACAGTACAGCGATAGTGacagtgatgatgatgataatgaagTCATCTATAACCCTAAGAATCTACCCCTAGGATGGGATGGAAAG CCGATACCGTACTGGTTATACAAGCTACATGGTTTGAACATCACCTACTCCTGTGAGATTTGTGGAAACCAAACCTACAGAGGTCCTAAAGCTTTCCAGAGACACTTTGCT GAATGGCGTCATGCTCATGGAATGAGGTGTTTAGGTATTCCCAACACGGCTCACTTCGCTAACGTTACACTCATTGAAGATGCTCTCTCAT TGTGGGATAAACTGAAAGATGCAAAGTCTGCTGAGAGGTGGAGACCAGATACTGAG GAGGAGTTTGAGGATTCTAGTGGTAACGTTGTCAACAAGAAGGTCTTCGAAGATCTCAAGAGGCAGGGACTTCTCTAG